One window of the Fusobacterium animalis 7_1 genome contains the following:
- a CDS encoding DNA polymerase III subunit delta produces MFYFLYGNSPMIEFETEKITDEILEKYPNIIPKFFDCSLKEENEFLSALQVNSIFKTVDFLVLKRSENLKSSGIQKLFKSIKNYNLDEKNIIIIYNVPIQYGKVVSDYELTKASIKLIEELATFKDCTVIKESKATLNYVKQNLNITEKDAKEFIKLLGDDYYHIKNETNKVATFLEGQPYSFEKIKNLISIDKEYNMKDLIENFLKTKNFLDIISFLEKNKDSYLGLIYMLTDELINLLKLASLIKSGKISRNMNYNIFKELYNDFSDLFIGKNFKPQHPYTIFLKLNSSENFSEEFLEKKLKELLEIEYKVKSGERDIDIETEVFLGKFFK; encoded by the coding sequence ATGTTTTATTTTTTATATGGAAATTCTCCAATGATAGAGTTTGAAACTGAAAAAATTACAGATGAAATTTTAGAAAAATATCCAAATATTATACCAAAATTTTTTGATTGTTCTTTAAAAGAAGAAAATGAATTTTTATCTGCTTTACAAGTTAATTCAATTTTTAAAACAGTTGATTTTTTAGTTTTAAAAAGAAGTGAAAATTTAAAAAGTTCTGGCATACAAAAACTTTTTAAAAGTATTAAAAACTATAACTTAGACGAAAAAAATATTATAATTATTTATAATGTACCTATACAATACGGAAAAGTTGTTTCAGACTATGAATTAACTAAGGCTAGTATTAAATTAATTGAAGAACTTGCTACTTTTAAAGATTGTACTGTTATAAAAGAAAGTAAGGCAACTTTAAATTATGTAAAGCAAAATTTGAATATTACTGAAAAAGATGCTAAGGAATTTATAAAACTATTAGGAGATGATTATTATCATATAAAAAATGAAACTAATAAGGTTGCTACTTTTTTAGAAGGTCAGCCATACTCTTTTGAAAAAATTAAAAATTTAATAAGTATAGATAAAGAATATAATATGAAAGATTTGATTGAAAATTTTTTAAAAACTAAAAATTTTTTAGATATTATAAGTTTTTTAGAAAAAAATAAAGATTCTTACTTAGGTCTTATTTATATGTTGACAGATGAATTAATAAATTTACTAAAATTAGCTTCTTTAATAAAAAGTGGAAAAATTTCAAGAAATATGAATTATAATATATTTAAAGAACTATATAATGATTTTTCAGATTTATTTATAGGAAAAAATTTTAAGCCTCAACACCCATATACAATTTTTTTAAAATTAAATAGTTCTGAAAATTTTTCAGAAGAATTTTTAGAAAAGAAATTAAAAGAATTGTTAGAAATTGAATATAAAGTAAAAAGTGGAGAAAGAGATATAGACATTGAAACAGAAGTATTTCTTGGGAAATTTTTTAAATAA
- the cls gene encoding cardiolipin synthase: MQDISKILLTFVEFFLHYVWIANLFFIIVIIMIEKKNPLYTIFWIFLLTVIPYFGFFIYLFFGLTFKKKRVANKIYKLKKLRSRKNVSESDREELRRWKGLITYLEMSTDNYITSNNDIQLYFTGKEFFSNLKKEIANAKKFINMEYFIFQFDGIGKEIADLLIKKVNEGVEVNLIIDGVNLANFKLKRYFKNTGVNLYLFFRTYIPLFNVRINYRDHRKVTIIDNRVAFVGGMNIGDEYLGKGKIGYWRDTSVKIYGDIVSSFEKEFYFSLSIVKNKYLRDEKISNEISLKYEEDDNVYMQVISSGPNYEFPAIRDNYIKLIQEARKSVFIQTPYFVPDDLLLDTLKSAVLSGIDVKIMIPNKADHPFIYWINQYYVGELLRLGANIYRYENGFIHSKTILVDEEVVSVGTCNFDYRSFYLNFEINLNIYNKEIANSFKTQYYKDIAISKKLTFNDFKRRSIFTKVKESVCRLLSPIF; the protein is encoded by the coding sequence ATGCAAGATATTTCTAAAATTTTATTAACATTTGTGGAATTTTTTTTACATTATGTCTGGATAGCAAATTTATTTTTTATCATTGTTATTATTATGATAGAAAAAAAGAATCCACTGTATACAATTTTTTGGATATTTTTATTAACTGTTATCCCTTATTTTGGATTTTTTATCTATTTATTTTTTGGTTTAACTTTTAAGAAAAAAAGAGTTGCTAATAAAATTTATAAATTAAAAAAATTAAGAAGTAGAAAAAATGTTTCCGAATCTGATAGAGAAGAATTAAGAAGATGGAAAGGACTTATTACCTATCTTGAAATGAGTACAGATAACTATATTACTTCCAATAATGATATTCAACTTTATTTTACTGGCAAAGAATTTTTTTCTAATTTAAAAAAAGAAATAGCTAATGCAAAAAAATTTATAAATATGGAATATTTTATTTTTCAATTTGATGGCATAGGGAAAGAAATAGCGGATTTATTGATTAAGAAAGTCAATGAAGGAGTAGAAGTAAATTTAATAATAGATGGAGTTAATTTAGCTAATTTTAAGTTAAAACGATATTTTAAAAATACAGGAGTAAATTTATATCTATTTTTTAGAACTTATATTCCTTTATTTAATGTTAGAATAAATTATAGAGATCATAGAAAAGTTACTATTATAGATAATAGAGTTGCTTTTGTTGGTGGTATGAATATAGGAGATGAATATTTAGGTAAAGGAAAAATCGGTTATTGGAGGGATACTTCTGTAAAAATTTATGGAGATATCGTTTCATCTTTTGAAAAAGAATTTTATTTTTCTTTAAGTATAGTAAAAAATAAATACTTGAGAGATGAAAAAATTTCAAATGAAATTTCTCTAAAATATGAAGAAGATGATAATGTCTATATGCAAGTTATAAGTTCTGGTCCCAACTATGAATTTCCAGCTATAAGAGATAATTATATCAAACTTATCCAAGAGGCTAGAAAATCTGTATTTATTCAAACACCTTATTTTGTTCCTGATGATTTATTATTGGATACATTAAAATCTGCTGTCTTATCAGGTATAGATGTGAAAATTATGATACCTAATAAGGCAGATCACCCTTTTATTTATTGGATAAACCAATATTATGTTGGAGAACTTTTAAGATTAGGTGCAAATATTTACAGATATGAAAATGGTTTTATACACTCTAAAACCATATTAGTTGATGAAGAAGTAGTTTCAGTTGGAACCTGCAATTTTGATTATAGAAGTTTTTATCTAAACTTTGAAATTAATCTTAATATTTATAATAAAGAGATAGCAAACTCTTTTAAAACTCAATATTATAAAGATATTGCAATATCAAAAAAATTAACATTTAATGATTTTAAGAGGAGAAGCATTTTTACAAAAGTGAAGGAATCTGTATGTAGATTATTATCACCTATATTTTAG
- a CDS encoding histidine phosphatase family protein, producing the protein MGKLILVRHGQTEMNAQNLYFGKLNPPLNDLGISQAYQAKEKLLNIDYDNIYSSPLERARQTAEICNYLDKDIIFDSNLEEINFGIFEGLNFKGISEKYPNEVKKMEEDWKSYNYITGESPKEMFQRAISFLKILDFSKTNLIVAHWGIINCIVSYFISGSLDTYWKFKIKNGSIAIFEGNFEFSYLTKLD; encoded by the coding sequence ATGGGTAAATTAATTTTAGTTAGACATGGACAGACAGAGATGAATGCACAAAATCTATATTTTGGAAAGTTAAACCCTCCTTTAAATGATTTAGGTATAAGTCAGGCTTATCAGGCAAAGGAAAAACTTTTAAATATAGATTATGATAATATTTATTCTAGTCCTTTGGAAAGAGCAAGGCAAACGGCTGAAATTTGTAATTATTTGGATAAGGATATAATATTTGATTCTAATTTAGAAGAAATAAACTTTGGAATTTTTGAAGGTTTAAATTTCAAGGGGATATCAGAGAAGTATCCAAATGAAGTAAAAAAAATGGAAGAGGATTGGAAAAGTTATAACTATATTACAGGTGAAAGTCCAAAAGAAATGTTTCAAAGAGCTATATCATTTTTAAAAATTTTAGATTTTTCAAAAACTAATCTTATTGTTGCACATTGGGGAATAATTAACTGTATAGTAAGTTATTTTATTTCTGGAAGTTTAGATACTTATTGGAAATTTAAAATAAAAAATGGATCTATTGCAATCTTTGAAGGAAATTTTGAATTTAGTTATTTAACAAAACTAGATTAG
- the cobU gene encoding bifunctional adenosylcobinamide kinase/adenosylcobinamide-phosphate guanylyltransferase, with product MGKIIFFTGGSRSGKSKFAEEYIYENQYMNKIYFATAIAFDKEMQDRIERHIKRRGNTWKTIEGYKNLVSLVKNDIDDADAILFDCVTNFVSNYMIMDREIDWDNVDLSVVHEIEDKIEEETTNFLKFIKSKKCDCIFVTNEIGSGLVPDYPLGRYFRDICGRINQLIAKNSDEAYLAISGIKLKIK from the coding sequence ATGGGGAAAATAATATTTTTTACTGGTGGAAGTAGAAGTGGTAAAAGTAAATTTGCTGAAGAATATATTTATGAAAATCAATATATGAATAAAATTTACTTTGCAACTGCAATAGCTTTTGATAAGGAAATGCAGGATAGAATAGAAAGGCATATTAAAAGAAGAGGTAATACTTGGAAGACTATTGAAGGTTATAAAAATCTTGTATCTCTTGTAAAAAATGATATAGACGATGCAGATGCCATATTATTTGATTGTGTTACAAATTTTGTTTCCAATTATATGATAATGGATAGGGAAATTGACTGGGATAATGTTGATTTATCTGTTGTGCATGAAATTGAAGATAAAATTGAAGAAGAAACAACTAACTTTTTAAAGTTTATAAAATCTAAAAAATGTGATTGTATCTTTGTAACAAATGAGATTGGTTCAGGGCTTGTCCCTGATTATCCTCTAGGTAGATATTTTAGAGATATATGTGGAAGAATTAATCAGCTTATTGCAAAAAATTCTGATGAAGCTTATTTAGCAATTTCAGGGATAAAATTAAAAATTAAATAA
- a CDS encoding STAS-like domain-containing protein gives MSLKKEEKDKIKEFLLKTISIGENPYKAMENNFKISRQTVSKYLNELVEKNYITKNSKGNYAINFYISESKIYKNKNLEEDIVYDELIKKYEIDKKNNVKHILVYAFTEMLNNAIEHSEGTEISIHYTENYFNIFVIIKDNGIGIFRKIVRDHNLKNENEAIFELKKGKLTSDAENHSGEGIFFTSKVVDYFLISSFNKTFSSGSNEYFYNIEENKEKCIKGTEVILILNKNTERTTKEIFDEYTSDDFVFNKTKITVHLAKDYLGHDFVSRSLAKRILMNVEKFKIIVLDFENIDNIGQGFADEVFRVFKNKNPDITIVPVNMNEEIEFMINRAMKNNLK, from the coding sequence ATGAGTTTAAAAAAAGAGGAAAAAGATAAGATTAAAGAGTTTTTATTAAAAACTATTTCTATTGGTGAAAATCCATATAAAGCTATGGAAAATAATTTTAAAATTAGTCGTCAAACAGTTTCTAAATATCTAAATGAGCTTGTTGAAAAAAATTATATAACAAAAAATAGTAAAGGTAATTATGCTATTAATTTTTATATTTCTGAATCTAAAATATATAAAAATAAAAATTTAGAAGAAGATATTGTTTATGATGAGCTTATAAAAAAGTATGAAATTGATAAAAAAAATAATGTCAAACATATATTAGTATATGCTTTTACAGAGATGTTAAATAATGCCATTGAACATTCTGAAGGTACAGAAATTTCAATTCATTATACTGAAAATTATTTTAATATATTTGTCATTATTAAGGATAATGGAATAGGAATATTTAGGAAAATAGTAAGGGATCATAATTTAAAAAATGAAAATGAAGCAATTTTTGAGTTAAAAAAAGGTAAGTTAACTTCTGACGCTGAAAATCACAGTGGAGAAGGGATATTTTTTACTTCTAAGGTTGTTGATTATTTTTTAATAAGTTCTTTTAATAAAACTTTCTCATCTGGAAGTAATGAATATTTTTATAATATAGAAGAAAATAAAGAAAAATGTATAAAAGGTACGGAAGTTATACTAATATTAAATAAAAATACAGAAAGAACAACTAAAGAAATTTTTGATGAATATACTAGTGATGATTTTGTATTCAATAAAACAAAAATAACAGTTCATTTAGCAAAAGATTATCTAGGACATGATTTTGTATCACGTTCATTAGCAAAAAGAATTTTAATGAATGTAGAAAAATTTAAAATAATAGTCTTAGATTTTGAAAATATTGATAATATAGGACAAGGATTTGCTGATGAAGTTTTTAGAGTTTTTAAAAATAAAAATCCAGATATAACTATTGTTCCAGTAAATATGAATGAAGAAATTGAATTTATGATTAACAGAGCTATGAAAAATAATTTAAAGTAA
- the cobS gene encoding adenosylcobinamide-GDP ribazoletransferase, with amino-acid sequence MKGFLLLLSFMTRIPMPKIEYDEEKLGKSMKYFPVVGIIVGFILLFFCIIFNFILKNISYSAVLPLMIIVVILTDLITTGALHLDGLADTFDGIFSYRSKHKMLEIMKDSRLGSNGALALILYFLLKFILLFSLTIESREGAIYAIMTYPVVSRFCSVVSCASSPYARGSGMGKTFVDNTKTCGLIVATVITLLYTIGMIFMPFVLFTNYSLPIQIIMKSILIIVIIVALSALFAYAFSKLIERKIGGITGDTLGALLEISSLLYIVLILVVPTFFI; translated from the coding sequence ATGAAAGGGTTTTTATTACTTTTATCTTTTATGACAAGAATACCAATGCCAAAAATAGAATATGATGAGGAGAAACTTGGAAAATCTATGAAATATTTTCCAGTTGTAGGGATAATAGTAGGCTTTATATTACTATTCTTTTGTATAATTTTTAATTTTATTTTAAAAAATATAAGTTATTCTGCTGTTTTGCCTTTAATGATTATTGTTGTAATTTTAACTGATTTAATAACAACAGGGGCATTACATCTTGATGGTTTAGCTGATACTTTTGATGGAATTTTCAGTTATAGAAGTAAACATAAGATGCTTGAAATAATGAAAGATTCAAGATTAGGTAGTAATGGAGCCTTAGCTTTAATTTTATATTTTTTATTAAAATTTATTTTACTTTTTTCATTGACAATAGAAAGTCGTGAAGGAGCTATATATGCTATTATGACTTATCCAGTTGTTTCAAGATTTTGTAGTGTGGTAAGTTGTGCTTCTTCTCCTTATGCAAGAGGAAGTGGAATGGGAAAAACTTTTGTAGATAATACAAAAACTTGTGGGCTTATAGTTGCAACTGTTATAACACTTCTATATACAATAGGAATGATATTTATGCCTTTTGTACTTTTTACCAATTACTCATTACCTATACAAATTATAATGAAAAGCATTTTAATAATTGTTATTATTGTTGCCTTATCAGCCCTATTTGCTTATGCTTTTTCAAAACTGATAGAAAGGAAAATTGGAGGAATAACAGGAGATACTTTGGGTGCTTTACTTGAAATATCAAGTCTTCTGTATATAGTCTTAATTTTGGTTGTTCCTACATTTTTTATATAG
- a CDS encoding META domain-containing protein, which yields MKKLLILGITAVALTACTEVNVPFLSSTKTESSSSSSAPVFASLKEQLNGREFVIVTEGYNKKTSIGFQGDRVYGFSGINRYFGNYQISGGKFIFSDFGLTQMAGSEEEMTKELQFLDLLRKNKSIKLSGDTLTLVSTEGIELVFKKTK from the coding sequence ATGAAAAAATTATTAATATTAGGAATTACGGCAGTGGCTTTAACAGCTTGTACAGAGGTTAATGTTCCATTCTTATCTTCAACAAAAACAGAAAGTTCAAGTTCATCATCAGCTCCTGTTTTTGCTAGTTTAAAAGAACAATTAAATGGTAGGGAATTTGTTATAGTAACAGAAGGATATAATAAAAAAACAAGTATAGGTTTCCAAGGAGATAGAGTTTATGGTTTCAGTGGTATCAATAGATACTTTGGAAACTATCAAATAAGTGGAGGAAAATTTATTTTCTCTGACTTTGGGCTAACTCAAATGGCAGGAAGTGAAGAAGAAATGACAAAAGAATTACAATTTCTTGACCTTTTAAGAAAAAATAAAAGTATAAAATTATCAGGTGATACTTTAACTTTGGTGTCTACTGAGGGAATAGAATTAGTTTTTAAAAAAACTAAATAG
- the cobT gene encoding nicotinate-nucleotide--dimethylbenzimidazole phosphoribosyltransferase — protein sequence MKDKNSLFDLINKIKAVDNEAINKAQIELDRKMKPKDSLGILEDICKKVAGIYGYPLKKLEKKCHIVVAADNGVIEEGVSSCPIEYTSIVSEAMLNQIACIGIFTKTLNIDLNVVDIGMKNDIKRDYPNLIHKKIRRGTNNFYKEEAMSTNECLEAIYTGIDLINEKSKVYDVFSNGEMGIANTTTSSALLYSLTRKNIDDVVGRGGGLSNDGLNKKKRIIVEACERYNTFEMDAVDMLTAVGGFDLACMVGMYVGAALNKKLMLVDGFISSVAALLACSLNKNIQDYLLFTHKSEEPGINIVLDYLKEKTFLNMNMRLGEGTGAVLAYPIIDCAIEMINTMKSPKEVYNLFSK from the coding sequence ATGAAAGATAAAAATTCTTTATTTGACTTAATAAATAAGATAAAGGCTGTTGATAATGAAGCGATTAACAAAGCTCAAATTGAACTTGATAGAAAAATGAAACCTAAGGATAGTTTAGGGATTTTAGAAGATATTTGTAAAAAAGTAGCTGGAATTTATGGATACCCTTTAAAAAAATTGGAAAAAAAATGTCATATTGTAGTGGCTGCTGATAATGGTGTTATTGAGGAAGGGGTTTCATCTTGCCCTATTGAATATACTTCAATAGTTTCTGAGGCTATGTTAAATCAAATAGCTTGTATAGGAATATTTACAAAGACTTTGAATATAGACTTAAATGTTGTTGATATAGGTATGAAAAATGATATAAAAAGAGATTATCCTAATTTAATTCATAAAAAAATTAGAAGAGGGACAAACAATTTTTATAAAGAGGAAGCTATGTCAACTAATGAGTGTTTAGAAGCTATTTATACTGGTATAGATTTAATCAATGAAAAATCAAAAGTCTATGATGTATTTTCAAATGGTGAAATGGGTATAGCCAATACCACAACAAGTTCAGCACTTTTATACTCACTAACTAGAAAAAATATTGATGATGTTGTTGGTAGAGGTGGAGGACTTTCAAATGATGGCTTGAACAAAAAGAAAAGAATTATAGTTGAAGCCTGTGAAAGATATAACACTTTTGAAATGGATGCAGTTGATATGCTAACAGCAGTTGGTGGCTTTGATTTAGCTTGTATGGTAGGAATGTATGTGGGAGCTGCACTTAATAAAAAACTTATGCTTGTTGATGGTTTTATATCATCAGTTGCAGCATTATTAGCTTGTAGTTTAAATAAAAATATTCAAGATTACTTATTATTTACTCATAAGAGTGAAGAACCTGGAATTAATATAGTTTTAGATTATTTAAAAGAAAAAACATTTTTAAATATGAATATGAGATTAGGAGAAGGTACAGGGGCAGTTCTTGCTTATCCTATTATTGATTGTGCAATAGAAATGATAAACACTATGAAAAGTCCAAAAGAAGTCTATAATTTATTTAGTAAATAG
- a CDS encoding homoserine kinase, translated as MGVFTNLFQDEIDFIEKKYKIKILEIKNIDNGILNSNFYIKTKNKKYILRIYEANRTIDEEKQELMLLDRIVDFIPVGTAIKNIDNEYISIFNNKKFALFEYIDGNSITKIDTHIIREIAIYLGKLHSFTKDISFEKYNRKTRINFDLYYNEIKKSEIDFKFKNELLNSADKINGSDFSILPSGVIHGDIFPDNVLLDDYNNIKVIFDFNESYYAPFIFDIAIVINFWIKINDFDFFTENNLIRDFLNYYSKYRKITKEELKSLDIACKKIALTFIFLRIYKEKIDNSYQKAISIQEKSYLDLIKLIKNK; from the coding sequence ATGGGAGTATTTACTAATCTTTTTCAAGATGAAATAGATTTTATTGAAAAAAAATATAAAATAAAAATTTTAGAAATAAAAAATATTGATAATGGTATATTGAATTCAAATTTCTATATAAAAACTAAAAATAAAAAATATATACTTAGAATTTATGAGGCTAATAGGACAATAGATGAAGAAAAACAGGAATTGATGTTATTGGATAGAATTGTAGATTTTATTCCAGTGGGTACAGCTATAAAAAATATTGATAATGAATATATAAGCATTTTTAATAATAAAAAATTTGCCTTATTTGAGTATATAGATGGAAATTCTATTACAAAAATAGATACTCATATAATTAGAGAAATTGCTATATATCTTGGAAAATTACATTCATTTACAAAAGATATTTCTTTTGAAAAATACAACAGAAAAACAAGAATAAATTTTGATCTCTATTATAATGAAATAAAAAAATCAGAAATTGATTTTAAATTTAAAAATGAATTATTAAATTCAGCTGATAAAATAAATGGTTCTGATTTTTCAATTCTACCAAGTGGAGTTATACATGGGGATATTTTCCCAGATAATGTGCTATTAGATGACTATAATAATATAAAAGTTATTTTTGATTTTAATGAAAGCTATTATGCACCTTTTATTTTTGATATAGCCATTGTTATAAATTTTTGGATTAAAATAAATGATTTTGATTTTTTTACTGAAAATAATCTTATAAGAGATTTTTTAAACTATTATTCTAAATATAGAAAAATTACAAAAGAAGAATTAAAATCATTGGATATAGCTTGTAAAAAAATAGCTTTAACCTTTATTTTTTTAAGAATATATAAAGAAAAAATTGATAATTCTTATCAAAAAGCTATTTCTATTCAGGAAAAATCATATCTAGATTTAATAAAATTAATTAAAAATAAGTAA
- a CDS encoding murein L,D-transpeptidase catalytic domain family protein: MKLLKNIFTLIFYFIFSLSLFAKINFSNNFNLDIKKKFSDRDIKLMYTELSLNDKVSFSCFNNAMHGLEKIEDLEIFNNSNDSLLVMVDYTKPSTEERLFIVDLKEKRLLISSLVTHGRGTGDLYATKFSNKNNSYSTSSGFYLTGNIYNGKHGESLELYGLEKGKNDNARKRTIVMHSAYYANKKFAEKYGRLGRSKGCLALPTELNTKIINLISGGVVLYVHTNFDENKEYDFSKLLSNSF; this comes from the coding sequence ATGAAGTTACTTAAAAATATTTTTACATTGATTTTTTATTTTATTTTTTCTTTGTCATTATTTGCAAAAATAAATTTTTCAAATAATTTTAATTTAGATATAAAGAAAAAATTTTCTGATAGAGATATAAAACTTATGTATACTGAATTATCTTTAAATGATAAAGTTAGCTTTTCATGTTTTAATAATGCAATGCATGGTTTAGAAAAAATTGAAGACTTAGAAATTTTCAATAACTCAAATGATAGTCTTTTAGTTATGGTTGATTATACTAAACCCTCAACAGAAGAAAGATTATTTATTGTTGATTTAAAAGAAAAACGACTTCTTATATCGAGTCTTGTTACTCATGGCAGAGGAACAGGAGATTTATATGCTACAAAATTTTCTAATAAAAATAATTCCTATTCAACCTCATCAGGATTTTACTTAACAGGGAATATTTACAATGGAAAGCATGGTGAATCTCTTGAACTTTATGGACTAGAAAAAGGTAAAAATGATAATGCCAGAAAAAGAACTATTGTTATGCACTCAGCATATTATGCAAATAAAAAATTTGCTGAAAAATATGGTAGACTTGGAAGGAGTAAAGGTTGTCTTGCACTTCCCACAGAATTAAATACTAAAATTATAAATTTGATTTCTGGTGGAGTTGTACTTTATGTTCATACAAATTTTGATGAAAACAAAGAATATGATTTTTCAAAACTTTTATCTAATAGCTTTTAG
- a CDS encoding PTS sugar transporter subunit IIA yields MGLFDIFKKKEKTIVTIYSPMNGKVIELKEVPDEAFAQKMVGDGCAIEPDKGIICSPIDGQLMNIFPTNHAIIFETIDGLEMIVHFGIDTVKLDGKGFQKLREPGPIKIGDEIVKYNLDDIKDGVPSTRSPIIINNMEKVEKIEVLSLGKLVKIGEPIMKVTLK; encoded by the coding sequence ATGGGGTTATTTGATATTTTTAAAAAAAAAGAAAAAACTATTGTTACCATATATTCACCAATGAATGGAAAGGTTATTGAGCTAAAAGAAGTTCCAGATGAAGCCTTTGCACAAAAAATGGTAGGAGATGGTTGTGCTATTGAGCCAGATAAAGGTATTATATGTTCACCTATTGATGGGCAACTTATGAATATTTTTCCAACTAATCATGCTATTATATTTGAAACCATTGATGGTTTAGAAATGATAGTTCACTTTGGAATTGATACTGTCAAATTAGATGGAAAAGGATTTCAAAAATTAAGAGAACCTGGTCCAATAAAAATTGGAGATGAAATTGTAAAATATAATCTTGATGATATAAAAGATGGTGTTCCATCAACAAGAAGTCCTATTATTATAAATAATATGGAAAAGGTTGAAAAAATTGAAGTTTTATCATTGGGAAAACTTGTAAAAATAGGTGAACCTATCATGAAAGTAACTTTGAAATAA
- a CDS encoding zinc metalloprotease HtpX, translated as MKGLAELKNKIVKVPHMNIFKIGTWVTMGLFATYLLIYIFVGQEMLNYFPLLILFAFATPFISLMMSKASVKRAYNIRMIGDGEARTEKEKLVVDTITLLSQKLGLQRLPEIGVYPSNDVNAFATGASKNSAMVAVSQGLLNNMNETEIIGVLAHEMSHVVNGDMLTSSILEGFVSAFGLIATLPFLLGGNNNRGRRAGSSIMTYYLIRNVANIFGKIVSSAYSRRREYGADKLAAEITDPSYMKSALLRLQEISEGRVSLQDSDREFATFKITNNFSMGNIFGNLFASHPSLEKRIAAIERMENKQF; from the coding sequence ATGAAAGGTTTAGCTGAATTAAAAAATAAAATTGTTAAAGTACCTCATATGAATATATTTAAAATAGGTACTTGGGTTACAATGGGATTATTTGCAACCTATCTACTAATCTATATATTTGTGGGACAGGAGATGTTAAATTATTTTCCATTACTAATATTATTTGCTTTTGCAACTCCTTTTATATCACTTATGATGTCAAAAGCTAGTGTAAAGAGAGCATATAATATAAGAATGATAGGAGATGGTGAAGCAAGAACAGAAAAAGAAAAGTTAGTGGTGGACACAATAACTTTATTAAGTCAAAAATTAGGTTTACAAAGACTTCCAGAAATTGGAGTTTATCCATCTAATGATGTCAATGCTTTTGCAACAGGAGCAAGTAAAAATTCTGCTATGGTTGCAGTTTCCCAAGGACTTTTAAATAATATGAATGAAACTGAAATTATAGGAGTATTAGCTCATGAAATGTCTCATGTAGTCAATGGAGATATGTTAACTTCTTCTATCTTAGAAGGTTTTGTTTCTGCTTTTGGACTGATTGCAACTTTACCATTTTTATTAGGTGGAAATAATAATAGAGGTAGAAGAGCAGGTTCAAGTATAATGACATATTATTTAATAAGAAATGTTGCTAATATTTTTGGGAAAATAGTTTCAAGTGCATATTCAAGGAGAAGAGAATATGGAGCTGATAAATTAGCAGCAGAAATAACAGATCCTAGTTATATGAAAAGTGCTTTGCTTCGTTTGCAAGAAATAAGTGAAGGTAGAGTATCACTTCAAGATAGTGATAGAGAATTTGCAACTTTTAAAATTACTAATAATTTTTCAATGGGTAATATTTTTGGAAACCTATTTGCTTCTCACCCAAGTTTAGAAAAAAGAATAGCAGCTATTGAAAGAATGGAAAATAAACAATTTTAA